TCATCCCGTCATCAACCTGCTCGGCCCCACGCCCGAGCCGGCTCCCGACATCGTCCCTTTCGATCCCAAGTCACTGCCAGACGTGGAGCCGCTGCCCGAGGACGATGAGCCCGCGCCTCGGAAACCCGAGCGCGGCAGGTCCGGGAAGGGCCAGGAGGACATCCAGCTCTGAGGCCATTTCCCACGGCCATTCCACACGGCCATTTCCCACGGCCATTCCACACGGCCATTTCCACACGGCCATTTCCCACGGCCATTTCCCCTCTCCCCCCGGGAGAGGGACGGGGTGAGGGTATCGGGTGAACGCGGGTTGAACCCCCTGTCTCCACTGTGGGCCACGGGTTGGAGAACGGATCCGGATACCCTCACCCTGACCCTCTCCCGGGGGAGAGGGACTCTTGAGGGACTCTTGAGGGACTCTTGAGGGACTCTTGGGCCTCTCTTCGCCCACGTTCCTCGAGTGACGCCCCCCCGCAACGGCGAAGGGGCGGCCGCGAGGAGTGTTCCCCCGCCACCGCCCCTCCTCCACCCAGGCCGCTCAGGCCCGAGTCACTAGCCCTTGGCCTTGTGGATGGCCTCGCGCAGCGCGGGCAGCACCTTGAAGAGGTCGTCCACCAGTCCGTAGTCGGCCACCTGGAAGATGGGGGCCTCGGCGTCCTTGTTGATGGCGACGATCGTCTTGGAGCTCTTCATGCCCGCGAGGTGCTGGATGGCTCCGCTGATGCCCGCGGCGATGTACAGCTGCGGCGCCACGACCTTGCCCGTCTGGCCCACCTGCAAGTCGTTGGGCACCCAGCCGGCGTCACACACCGCGCGCGAGGCGCCCACCGCGGCGCCCAGCTCGTCGGCCAGCGCTTCAATCTCCTTGAAGTCGCCCTTGGTGCCGCGGCCACCGGAGACCACCACACGCGCCTCGGTCAGCTCGGGACGCGCGCTCTTGACCTCCTTGAAGTCCACGAACTTCGTCTTGCCCGTCTCCACCTTGGGCGAGAACGTCTTCACCTCGGCGGCGCCCTGGCCCCCCGCGGCCGCGGGGAACTCGGTGGCGCGCAGCGTGAACACCTTCACCGGCGTGGTGAGCTTCACCTCGGCGAAGACGTTGCCCGCCCACATGGGCCGGCTGAACGACACGTCCGCGCCACCGCCGTTGAAGCCCATCACGTCCGTGGCCATGGCCGCCTGCAGGCGCGCCGCCACGCGGGGCATCAAGTCCTTGCCCTGCGCGGTGGACGCCATGCCCACGTAGCTGGCACCCAGCGACTTCGCCAGCTCGGCGATGGCCGGGGCATACGTCTCGGCCAGGTAGTGCTCGAACTCGGGCGCCGCGGCGGTGTGCACCGCCTTGGCCCCCAGGCCCGCCAGCTCACTGCCCACCTTGGAGGGGTCCTTGGAGAGCAGCACCAGGTGCAGCTCCGCGCCCGCCTTCTCCGCCAGCTGCTTGCCCGCGCTGACGGCGTTCAGGGTCGCCTTGCGCAGGTTCCCGTCCGGCTGCTGCTCCGCAACGATGAGAACGATCGGCATGTTCGGCTCCAGATTCTCGAAGTAGTGAGGGAACGGGCCCCGGTCAGACGACCTTCGCCTCGTTGCGCAGCTTCTCCACCAGCGTCGCCACGTCCGGCACCTTGATGCCGGCCTTGCGCGGCGGCGGAGAGGCCATCTTCGTCACCTGCACCTTGGGGGTGACGTCCACGCCCAGCTTCTGCGGCGTCAGCTCCTCGATGGGCTTGCTCTTGGCCTTCATGATGCCCGGCAGGCTCGCGTAGCGCGGCAGGTTCAGCCGCAGATCCGTGGTCACCACCGCCGGCAGCGCGCACTCGAGCGTGGCCAGCCCGTTGTCCACCTCGCGCACCACGCGCACGCTCTTGTTGTCCGCGCCCACCGTCAGCGCCGGCACCTTGTTCTTCTCCTGCTCGCTCTCCAGCGACTCCACCTTCGAGGCGAACGTGGCCTGGCCCCAGCCCAGGTACTCGGCCAGGTACTGGCCCACCTGGTTCTGGTCATCGTCGATGGCCTGCTTGCCCAGGATGACGAGGTCCGGCTTCTCCTTCTCGGCCACCTTCTGCAGCAGCCCCGCCACGCCCATCTGGTCCAACGGGCCCGTGTGGTTCACCCACACCGCGCGCGTCGCACCCATGGCCAGCGCATGCCGCAGCTGCTCCTGCACTTCCTTGCCGCCGATGGAGACCACCACCACCTCGCCGCCATGCTTGGCCACGAGGCGCAGTCCCTCTTCGACGCCAATCTCATCGAAGGGGTTGATCTTGTACTTGAGCCCCTCCTGCACGATGCCCGAGCCGTCCGGCTTCACCTTGATCTTGGACTCGGGGTCTTCCACGCGCTTGGCGGTGACGAGGATCTTCACGTCCTTCTCCTTAGAGCGGGTACTCCCAGAAATGGCGCAACAGGGCGCATGTGTTCATGACGCAACGCGCTGTGTCACGGGGCGTTGATCTACGCATCAACACCCAACGACGGCAACGGAGAAGCGTCGACAGCGGACAGTTTTTCTTCCCTACTTGAACAGCTCTCGCGCGATGACGAGGCGCTGCAC
The sequence above is drawn from the Archangium gephyra genome and encodes:
- a CDS encoding electron transfer flavoprotein subunit alpha/FixB family protein gives rise to the protein MPIVLIVAEQQPDGNLRKATLNAVSAGKQLAEKAGAELHLVLLSKDPSKVGSELAGLGAKAVHTAAAPEFEHYLAETYAPAIAELAKSLGASYVGMASTAQGKDLMPRVAARLQAAMATDVMGFNGGGADVSFSRPMWAGNVFAEVKLTTPVKVFTLRATEFPAAAGGQGAAEVKTFSPKVETGKTKFVDFKEVKSARPELTEARVVVSGGRGTKGDFKEIEALADELGAAVGASRAVCDAGWVPNDLQVGQTGKVVAPQLYIAAGISGAIQHLAGMKSSKTIVAINKDAEAPIFQVADYGLVDDLFKVLPALREAIHKAKG
- a CDS encoding electron transfer flavoprotein subunit beta/FixA family protein gives rise to the protein MKILVTAKRVEDPESKIKVKPDGSGIVQEGLKYKINPFDEIGVEEGLRLVAKHGGEVVVVSIGGKEVQEQLRHALAMGATRAVWVNHTGPLDQMGVAGLLQKVAEKEKPDLVILGKQAIDDDQNQVGQYLAEYLGWGQATFASKVESLESEQEKNKVPALTVGADNKSVRVVREVDNGLATLECALPAVVTTDLRLNLPRYASLPGIMKAKSKPIEELTPQKLGVDVTPKVQVTKMASPPPRKAGIKVPDVATLVEKLRNEAKVV